One Nicotiana sylvestris chromosome 12, ASM39365v2, whole genome shotgun sequence genomic window carries:
- the LOC104237428 gene encoding heavy metal-associated isoprenylated plant protein 3-like, whose amino-acid sequence MGEKKEETKVKGAENKNKNEGGENKGDSTATIVLKLDLHCEGCAKKVRRFIRHTEGVEDVKSDCENGKLTVKGNVDPSWLRERVEIKTKKKVELISSPPKKDGGNGGAGGDKKSNDKTEKKKEEKKDEEKKPKEPQASTVVLKIRMHCDGCAHKTKRIIKKIKGVQEVTIESEKDLVTIKGIVDIKKLIPYLTDKLKQNVEIVTPKKDNGGVEKKDKEGGNDKKEKESGGGSGGGDKKEKGGPDTEKKDGESKEKKTEVINKMEYYGYNSNTYYAMPMQNQSHMNQDYGLTTYDPRYAHTSYVVEYAHQPQYVPPPPPPTYLNAPQMFSDENPNGCSVM is encoded by the exons ATGGGCGAG AAAAAAGAAGAAACCAAAGTTAAAGGAGCAGAGAATAAGAATAAGAATGAAGGCGGAGAGAATAAGGGCGATAGCACTGCCACCATAGTGTTAAAGCTCGATTTGCATTGTGAAGGCTGTGCCAAGAAAGTCAGACGTTTCATTCGCCACACTGAag GTGTGGAAGACGTGAAATCGGACTGTGAAAATGGAAAATTGACAGTAAAAGGGAACGTGGACCCCTCATGGCTCCGGGAAAGGGTGGAAATCAAGACGAAGAAGAAGGTGGAGCTGATATCATCGCCGCCCAAAAAGGACGGCGGCAATGGCGGCGCCGGCGGAGATAAAAAATCTAATGACAAAacagagaaaaagaaagaggagaaGAAGGACGAGGAGAAGAAACCTAAAGAG CCTCAAGCAAGCACTGTGGTGTTGAAGATTCGGATGCACTGTGACGGGTGTGCACATAAAACAAAACGAATTATAAAAAAGATTAAAG GGGTACAAGAGGTGACAATAGAATCAGAAAAAGATTTGGTCACGATAAAGGGGATAGTGGATATAAAGAAGCTAATTCCTTACTTGACGGATAAATTAAAGCAAAATGTTGAAATTGTTACACCAAAGAAAGACAATGGAGGTGTTGAAAAGAAAGACAAAGAGGGTGGCAAtgacaagaaggagaaagagagtgGCGGTGGCAGCGGCGGCggagacaagaaagaaaaaggtGGCCCCGACACCGAGAAAAAAGACGGCGAGTCGAAAGAGAAGAAGACAGAAGTGATCAACAAAATGGAATACTATGGTTATAATTCAAATACATATTATGCTATGCCTATGCAAAATCAAAGTCATATGAATCAAGATTATGGCTTAACGACGTACGATCCACGTTATGCTCATACAAGCTATGTGGTAGAGTATGCACACCAACCACAATATGTGCCACCACCTCCTCCACCAACGTACTTGAACGCACCACAAATGTTCAGTGATGAAAACCCTAATGGTTGCTCCGTCATGTGA